The Microcebus murinus isolate Inina chromosome 1, M.murinus_Inina_mat1.0, whole genome shotgun sequence genome includes a region encoding these proteins:
- the P2RY12 gene encoding P2Y purinoceptor 12: protein MQALDNLTSVPGNGSLCTRDYKITQVLFPLLYTVLFFVGLITNSLAMRIFFQIRSKSNFIIFLKNTVISDLLMILTFPFKILSDAKLGTGPLRTFVCQVTSVIFYFTMYISISFLGLITIDRYQKTTRPFKTSNPSNLLGAKILSVVIWAFMFLLSLPNMILTNRRPRDKNVKKCSFLKSEFGLVWHEIVNYICQVIFWINFLIVIVCYTLITKELYKSYVRTRGVGKVPRKKVNVKVFIIIAVFFICFVPFHFARIPYTLSQTRDVFDCAAENTLFYVKESTLWLTSLNACLDPFIYFFLCKSFRNSLISMVKCPSSATSSSQENRKKGQNGGDTSEETPM, encoded by the coding sequence ATGCAAGCCTTGGACAACCTCACCTCTGTGCCTGGGAACGGCAGTCTGTGCACCAGAGACTACAAAATCACCCAGGTCCTCTTCCCACTGCTCTATactgttctgttttttgttggaCTCATCACGAACAGCTTGGCAATGAGGATTTTCTTTCAAATCCGCAGTAAatcaaactttattatttttcttaagaacaCAGTCATTTCCGATCTTCTCATGATTCtaacttttccatttaaaattctcAGTGATGCCAAACTGGGGACAGGACCACTGAGAACCTTTGTGTGCCAAGTTACCtctgtcatattttatttcacGATGTATATCAGCATTTCATTCCTTGGATTGATAACTATTGATCGCTACCAGAAGACCACTAGGCCATTTAAAACGTCTAATCCCAGCAATCTCTTGGGGGCTAAGATTCTCTCTGTTGTCATCTGGGCATTCATGTTCTTACTCTCTTTGCCTAACATGATTCTGACCAACAGGAGGCCGAGAgacaagaatgtgaagaaatgCTCTTTCCTCAAATCAGAGTTTGGTCTGGTCTGGCATGAAATAGTCAATTACATCTGTCAAGTCATTTTctggattaattttttaattgtcattgtATGTTACACACTCATTACGAAAGAACTATACAAGTCATATGTAAGAACAAGGGGAGTAGGCAAAGTCCCCAGGAAAAAGGTGAATGTCAAAGTTTTCATTATCATTGCCGtattctttatttgttttgttcctttccaTTTTGCCCGAATTCCTTACACCCTGAGCCAAACCCGGGATGTCTTTGACTGTGCTGCTGAAAATACTCTGTTCTACGTGAAGGAGAGCACTCTGTGGTTAACTTCCTTAAATGCATGCCTGgatccattcatctattttttcctttgcaagtCCTTCAGAAATTCCTTGATAAGTATGGTGAAATGTCCCAGTTCTGCAACATCTTCATCccaagaaaataggaaaaaaggacAGAATGGTGGCGACACAAGTGAAGAAACTCCAATGTAA
- the P2RY13 gene encoding P2Y purinoceptor 13 produces MNSTEIQGFNGSEQCPRDTRIVQLVFPALYVVVFFTGILLNTLALWVFVHIPSSSTFIVYLKNTLVADLMMTLMLPFKILSDSHLGPWQLRAFVCRFSSVVFYETMYVGILLLGLIAFDRFLKIIRPFENSFIKKPVFAKRISVFIWSLLFLISLPNMILSNKEATPSSVRKCASLKGPLGLKWHQIVNNICQFIFWAVFALMLLFYVVIAKKVYNSYRKCKSKEGKNNKKLKGKVFVVVAVFFICFAPFHFARVPYTQSQTNSKTDCRLQNQLFIAKETTLFLAATNICMDPLIYIFLCKKFTERLPCMRGRKTTAPGHENHSSQTDNITLG; encoded by the coding sequence ATGAATAGCACGGAGATACAGGGCTTCAACGGGTCTGAGCAGTGTCCGAGAGACACGCGGATAGTGCAGCTGGTGTTCCCAGCCCTCTACGTGGTGGTTTTCTTCACTGGCATCCTGCTGAACACTTTGGCCCTGTGGGTGTTTGTTCACATCCCCAGCTCCTCCACCTTTATCGTCTACCTCAAAAACACTCTGGTGGCCGACTTGATGATGACACTCATGCTTCCTTTCAAAATCCTCTCCGACTCACACCTCGGACCCTGGCAACTCAGAGCGTTCGTGTGCCGCTTCTCGTCAGTGGTCTTTTATGAGACCATGTATGTGGGCATCTTGCTGCTAGGCCTCATAGCCTTTGACAGATTCCTCAAGATCATCAGACCTTTTGAAAATTCCTTCATAAAAAAGCCTGTCTTTGCAAAAAGGATCTCAGTCTTCATCTGGTCCCTTCTGTTCCTCATCTCCCTGCCAAATATGATCTTGAGCAACAAAGAAGCAACCCCGTCATCCGTGAGAAAGTGTGCCTCCTTAAAGGGTCCTCTGGGGCTGAAGTGGCATCAAATAGTAAATAACATATGCCAGTTTATTTTCTGGGCTGTTTTTGCCCTAATGCTTCTGTTTTATGTGGTGATTGCaaaaaaagtatacaattcatATAGAAAGTGCAAAAGTAAGGAgggcaaaaacaacaaaaagctgaAAGGCAAGGTATTTGTTGTTGTGGCTGTCTTCTTCATATGTTTTGCTCCGTTTCATTTTGCCAGAGTTCCATATACTCAGAGTCAAACCAACAGTAAGACTGACTGTAGACTGCAAAATCAACTGTTTATTGCTAAAGAAACAACTCTCTTTTTGGCAGCCACTAACATTTGTATGGATcccttaatatatatattcttatgtaAAAAATTCACAGAAAGGCTACCATGCATGagagggaggaagaccacagCACCAGGCCATGAAAATCATAGCAGTCAGACAGACAATATAACCCTAGGCTGA